DNA from Chloroflexota bacterium:
CTCAGTGCCAGTGTGGCTGATCGTCCTCTCAGACCAGCTACCCGTCATCGCCTTGGTAGGCCATTACCCTACCAACTAGCTGATGGGCCGCGGGCCCCTCCCAAAGCGGATTGCTCCTTTAGTTCAGCAACCGAATGCTGAACCACATGCGGTATTAGCTATCCTTTCGAATAGTTATCCCCCACTTTGGGGCAGGTCACCCACGTGTTACGCACCCGTTCGCCACTGGCCGGCTAGTAGCTTCCGCTTGCCATCAGCGGCTCTCATGATTTCTCATGATCACCACCCCCAGCAAGCTTCCGCTAAGCGCCAGCCCGTACGACTTGCATGTGTTAAGCACGCCGCCAGCGTTCATCCTGAGCCAGGATCAAACCCTCCGTACAGTTTTATGTGGTTCAAAACCACTTTGGATTTGACTCGGACCCGAATTTCCGCGTGACCTTCCTATCACTCTTCAGTTGTTAAGGTGCTCTTCAGCAAGCATATTATAGCAAAAGTGCTCTCAGTTGTCAAATCAGCACAATGCAATGAAAAAACCGACGGACAAAAACTTAACTCGGCTAGAGCAAATACTCTTGCCGCGTCCTCGCACACTTCTAGTTTCGTCGGTTGTTGGATCTTTTCGCCACAGGCGAACGAGATCTATTGTTTCAGTTTGATTTTATTTTAGCACAAATTGCCCAAATTGTCAAGTTTGGTGTGCGCTTGCGCTAGTACGACATCATCTTAGTCAATTCATATACTGCCTCGAAGCGTCATTCCGTGCTGCACAGCCTGGTATACATCGAGCAACTTCTCTGCTGCCCGGGACCAAGTGAAATAGCGCGCCTGTATTAGACCACGCGCGATCATCTGGCTGCGCAAGGCTGCCTCGCTCAGCATTTGCCGCATCGCGTTGGCCAATGCCCCGACATCTAAAGGATCCACCATCCATGCCGCATCACCGACCACCTCAGGCAGGGAGGAAACATTTGACGTGATAACTGGCGTCCCACAGGCCATCGCTTCCAGCGGGGGCAAGCCAAATCCTTCGTACAACGAAGGAAAAACAAACAAATCAGCCATGCTATACAATGCGGGCAGGTCATCATCGGCTACATATCCTGGGAAATGCACTACACCTTGTAGTCCTAACGCTTCGACCTTCTTGAAAATGCCATCGTACATCCAGCCTAGAGCGCCAGCTATGACCAATTGGATCTCATCGCCCGTCTCCCGCTTCACCTGTGAATAAGCCTCGACCAGCCGTTCAAAGTTCTTGCGCGGCTGTAGTGTCCCCAAACTCAGTACAAAGCGAGCAGGCAGACGATAACGTGCACGCACTGCTTCCAGTTTTTTCTCATCCTCTACACGCTGAAATTCCTGTCCTACTCCCGCATAGATGACCCGAACCCGGTCTGCCTTCACACCGAGCAACTCGATCACATCGGACTTGGTGCATTGTGAGTCGGCCAGCACCACATCCGCGTGGCGCACTGACGAGGGTACTACCTGGCATAGGTAAGCAAGCAACTTGGGGTGCGAGCACTGCGGAACGCGTAGAAAGGATAGGTCATGCACCGTCACGATCGTGTGAGCCTTGCGCACTGGGGGAAGCGCGAAATCAGGGGAATGGAACACATCCAGTGCACCGCTGAAAAGTTCCACCCACAACGGCACACGCAGCCGATGCCAAAGCACGGTCCAAAAGCGCTCAGAAAAGGGCAGACGAACCATACGCGCACGAGGATAATTTGCAAGGGCAAGTGAATTGCGCCAAACAGTAGGTGAGGAACTCTTAGGTACAAGTTCGGAACGAATCGGCTGGGCTTGGGATAATTGTAAGCCGCCAGCCGTCAATAGGGTATATTCGTTTTGGGCATCGAGTTCGAGCAGCGCCTCGACGAGCTGTCGTGTATAGCGACCTATGCCTGCACCCTGATGCACTGCCGAGGTATAGTCAATGCCAATGCGCATGCTAAACCTCTATGCTCTTCTCGGCTACTGACAAAAGACCTAGGAGAAGCCCCAATTGCACGTTCATACTGTGCACAAAAAGGTTATCAAACAAATGATGCACGGAAAGATGCACGAGCACCCCCAGAACACCTAATGCCACTGCCCGCCAATAGCTACATCCTGGCGTAGCCAGGGTCAAACCCTCTCGCACGCATTGCAAGGGTGCCCTACTGTCATCCCTTGCTTCACTTGGGATTTCCGTTGGTCGGCGAGATCCTCTCGAGCCACCCAGCATAGACTCCTTTTTTGCTTCTGGCTGTGCAACAACCCCTGCAGCCGGCCTGGACAGACGCTGGATCACGCGCCAGGTTTGAGTGAAACAAGCTCCAAATAAAAGCAAATAGGCACCTAAACCAATGACACCTGCCTCTGCAGCGATGTTGAGGTAGTAGTTATGCGCATGCCCAAGTGCCTCGCGCCAACGTCCCAGCGTATACTGCGGATAGGCGACGGGATAGTTGCCAATGCCTACTCCCAGCCAAGGATGGTCGGAGAACATGCCTACGGCTGCCAGCCAATGTGCCATGCGCTCCACCACCGCCCAATTCGCGTCCGTTACTTCCACCCTGGTCACATCTATACCACTAAGGTAGGGGACAAAATCAGAAACACGCTGCACTAATGCCGGCGGGAGATACTGCGCACCACCAATGAGAAGGAAGTAGGCCACTAGCAGTCCAATCACCAGTGCGTAACCCCGTGCTGTTCGACTACGCACTGCCGTGATCACCATGAGTGCTGCGGCCAAGCCTACCCAGCCTCCACGCGACCAGCTCATGATCATCGCCGCCAACATGGTGGCAAAGGCAACAATGGAAACACCCCCTAACAGAACTTGCTCCGTTTTCCGTGCTCGTATCAGCGACCATGCTTCCAATGTCAGCGCATAAGCCAAAGGCAAAGTAAGGCCCAAATAGCCAGCAAAGGGGTTAGGCTGGGCAAAGTGCCCATAGGCCCGCATGAAACGCCCAAAGAGAATGAATCCCTCTGGCCCTACCTGGCGTAGGAACTGATACACGCCAACCAGCGCTTCGGCACTTCCGGCAACTAGCAATGACAAGACCACCCATTGTGCCCAACGTTCGTCCACCATATCCGCCATGAACCAATAGAGCAGAGCAACCTCAAGCCACTTTACAATTTCCTTAACACTCAACTCGAGGGAAGTAGCAGG
Protein-coding regions in this window:
- a CDS encoding glycosyltransferase family 4 protein translates to MRIGIDYTSAVHQGAGIGRYTRQLVEALLELDAQNEYTLLTAGGLQLSQAQPIRSELVPKSSSPTVWRNSLALANYPRARMVRLPFSERFWTVLWHRLRVPLWVELFSGALDVFHSPDFALPPVRKAHTIVTVHDLSFLRVPQCSHPKLLAYLCQVVPSSVRHADVVLADSQCTKSDVIELLGVKADRVRVIYAGVGQEFQRVEDEKKLEAVRARYRLPARFVLSLGTLQPRKNFERLVEAYSQVKRETGDEIQLVIAGALGWMYDGIFKKVEALGLQGVVHFPGYVADDDLPALYSMADLFVFPSLYEGFGLPPLEAMACGTPVITSNVSSLPEVVGDAAWMVDPLDVGALANAMRQMLSEAALRSQMIARGLIQARYFTWSRAAEKLLDVYQAVQHGMTLRGSI
- a CDS encoding O-antigen ligase family protein; amino-acid sequence: MLALETAVPKFVLVLLVVALGTALALLSWKWAVLLVIGGILLFLILIRPQFALCLLAFAVPFGSIRELPLGPAGISASELLIALLLASWLARMVAARRFWIPRAPLLLPLFLFLGAILLSTLPATSLELSVKEIVKWLEVALLYWFMADMVDERWAQWVVLSLLVAGSAEALVGVYQFLRQVGPEGFILFGRFMRAYGHFAQPNPFAGYLGLTLPLAYALTLEAWSLIRARKTEQVLLGGVSIVAFATMLAAMIMSWSRGGWVGLAAALMVITAVRSRTARGYALVIGLLVAYFLLIGGAQYLPPALVQRVSDFVPYLSGIDVTRVEVTDANWAVVERMAHWLAAVGMFSDHPWLGVGIGNYPVAYPQYTLGRWREALGHAHNYYLNIAAEAGVIGLGAYLLLFGACFTQTWRVIQRLSRPAAGVVAQPEAKKESMLGGSRGSRRPTEIPSEARDDSRAPLQCVREGLTLATPGCSYWRAVALGVLGVLVHLSVHHLFDNLFVHSMNVQLGLLLGLLSVAEKSIEV